Proteins co-encoded in one Homo sapiens chromosome 6 genomic scaffold, GRCh38.p14 alternate locus group ALT_REF_LOCI_3 HSCHR6_MHC_DBB_CTG1 genomic window:
- the LSM2 gene encoding U6 snRNA-associated Sm-like protein LSm2 yields the protein MLFYSFFKSLVGKDVVVELKNDLSICGTLHSVDQYLNIKLTDISVTDPEKYPHMLSVKNCFIRGSVVRYVQLPADEVDTQLLQDAARKEALQQKQ from the exons ATG ctcttctattcttttttcaagTCCCTTGTGGGCAAGGATGTGGTCGTGGAACTAAAGAATGACCTGAG CATCTGTGGAACCCTCCATTCTGTGGATCAG TATCTCAACATCAAACTAACTGACATCAGTGTCACAGACCCTGAGAAATACCCTCACATG TTATCAGTGAAGAACTGCTTCATTCGGGGCTCAGTGGTCCGATACGTGCAGCTGCCAGCAGATGAGGTCGACACACAGTTGCTACAGGATGCGGCAAGGAAGGAAGCCCTGCAGCAGAAACAGTGa